The Rickettsia helvetica genome has a segment encoding these proteins:
- a CDS encoding O-antigen ligase family protein codes for MQYLITSLIFLIPSLGMLTGLSVATTVTIFLLMLFLQGINRHCERLKGAWQSHTTGLLRLLRQNLQFFLAMTIKTELLFTTWCFISCLFTIHPINSLATFTQVFILLFLGFAVSNSAPFQNRLQLKKALIFGILTAILLFFIEYSSHGFLTRIFKASFGLYMLDRGCALLSITVWVAVIILLSNGKKRHALMLYILVLYLLSISDSLASFLGFGIGGIIFILTRFMKPIFFKLIAISLITGSLLFPVIAKQIEPRDLSERYLTTQASAAHRLFIWHFVANKIIEKPILGYGFASSKYIKVNDSEMIDYNGEKWHPLPLHPHNNILQITLELGIIGLILFLSLIYKYLKQIDNIKNNNFRSASYACFINYYIIGMISYNIWQIWWISSGIWVLVLMKLLVKPDIVVDN; via the coding sequence ATGCAGTATTTAATCACTAGCTTAATATTTTTAATTCCAAGTCTTGGTATGCTTACGGGCTTATCGGTTGCAACTACTGTTACAATTTTTTTGTTAATGTTATTTCTGCAGGGTATCAATCGTCATTGCGAGCGACTAAAAGGAGCGTGGCAATCTCATACAACAGGACTCTTGAGATTGCTTCGTCAAAACTTACAGTTTTTCCTCGCAATGACGATAAAAACTGAACTATTATTCACTACTTGGTGCTTTATATCTTGTTTATTCACAATTCATCCTATTAATAGCTTAGCTACTTTTACTCAAGTTTTCATACTCTTATTTCTTGGCTTTGCAGTGAGTAATTCTGCTCCTTTTCAAAATCGCTTACAGCTTAAAAAAGCCTTAATATTCGGAATTCTCACAGCAATATTATTATTCTTCATCGAATATTCTTCTCATGGATTTTTAACAAGAATATTCAAAGCTAGTTTTGGCTTATATATGTTAGATCGGGGCTGTGCTTTACTTTCAATTACTGTTTGGGTAGCGGTTATAATTTTACTCTCTAACGGTAAAAAACGACATGCATTAATGCTATATATATTAGTGCTTTATTTATTAAGTATTTCCGATAGTTTAGCAAGTTTTTTAGGCTTCGGTATAGGCGGAATAATATTTATTTTAACAAGATTTATGAAGCCGATATTTTTCAAATTAATCGCAATAAGTTTAATTACCGGCTCGTTACTATTTCCTGTTATAGCCAAACAAATAGAACCACGAGATTTATCTGAAAGATATTTAACAACTCAAGCATCGGCTGCTCATCGTTTATTTATTTGGCATTTTGTCGCAAACAAAATCATTGAAAAGCCGATTTTAGGCTATGGCTTTGCTTCTTCTAAATATATCAAAGTCAATGATAGTGAAATGATCGATTACAACGGAGAAAAATGGCATCCTTTACCACTTCATCCTCATAATAATATATTACAAATTACTCTTGAACTCGGTATAATAGGGCTAATATTATTTTTAAGCTTAATCTATAAATACTTAAAACAAATTGATAATATAAAGAATAATAATTTTAGGTCAGCTTCTTATGCATGTTTTATCAATTACTATATTATCGGCATGATTTCATATAATATTTGGCAAATATGGTGGATATCAAGCGGTATTTGGGTACTAGTTTTAATGAAGTTACTAGTTAAACCTGATATTGTCGTTGATAATTGA
- a CDS encoding DUF2155 domain-containing protein: MKLLKIIFIITICINFPIFAENLESVTTTEDIENDVFIPLDENHPILNPNDNINNSSEFKNYTNGKIIALNKITATSEEINFKVGEEKYFSNIKIKLHKCIKNLDPYNEDNYLLMTITEYKIDEDPNLLFQGWMISSSISLSTFEHPIYEIFAKDCF; the protein is encoded by the coding sequence ATGAAATTACTAAAAATTATTTTTATCATTACTATATGCATTAATTTTCCTATATTCGCAGAAAATTTAGAGTCGGTTACTACAACCGAAGATATTGAAAATGACGTATTTATCCCTCTTGATGAAAATCATCCTATTTTAAATCCAAACGATAATATTAATAATAGTTCTGAATTTAAGAATTATACAAATGGTAAAATTATTGCTCTAAATAAAATTACTGCTACTTCTGAAGAAATTAATTTTAAAGTTGGAGAAGAAAAATATTTCAGTAATATAAAAATCAAATTACATAAATGTATAAAAAATCTTGATCCGTATAATGAAGATAATTATTTGTTGATGACCATAACGGAATATAAAATAGACGAAGATCCTAATTTACTTTTCCAAGGGTGGATGATTTCTTCAAGCATTTCACTTTCAACGTTTGAACACCCAATCTACGAAATTTTTGCTAAAGATTGTTTTTAG
- the terL gene encoding phage terminase large subunit, which yields MLEQKYYLVSLVRKKINYPELKNLTEKLANEYKPRFILIEDKASGQQLIQDIGFLGDNIRVIGIKPRLDKVTRFASVVPLLQSGSVLIPKQSSIILKELLNFPHIKNDDIVDSVSQFLNFMKDKSLKQPARIRSLI from the coding sequence ATTCTTGAGCAGAAATATTATCTAGTATCATTAGTACGGAAAAAAATTAATTATCCTGAGCTTAAGAATTTGACGGAAAAATTAGCAAACGAGTATAAACCGAGATTTATCTTAATAGAAGATAAAGCAAGCGGTCAACAATTGATTCAAGATATAGGGTTTTTAGGCGATAATATTAGAGTGATCGGGATTAAGCCAAGACTTGATAAAGTTACAAGATTTGCCTCGGTAGTCCCTTTATTGCAATCAGGTAGTGTTTTAATACCCAAGCAATCAAGCATAATTTTAAAGGAATTACTGAATTTTCCTCATATTAAAAATGACGATATAGTAGATTCAGTTAGCCAGTTCCTGAATTTTATGAAGGATAAATCGCTAAAACAGCCCGCAAGGATTAGGAGTTTAATATAA
- the xerD gene encoding site-specific tyrosine recombinase XerD yields the protein MEFIAQFLEMLLAERALSKNSILSYKRDLFDFQNYLAKQKISELNTTTENIRDWIEYLAGNDLQARSINRKISTIKSYYEFLISENHTAFNPVLNIDLPKYQNKLPEILSIDQIKSLLEYCSKDVTPEGIRLNAMIHLLYASGLRVSELVSLKLADILTNKTSKGEVRKIFSVLGKGNKERVIVINEQAVVSIAKYLAVRDVFVNKAKPKNLIYLFPSSALAGYMTRQNFAILLKSTALYAGLNPEHISPHILRHSFASHLLEGGADLRVIQELLGHADISTTQIYTHLQTNHLKKALLHHPLNKN from the coding sequence ATGGAATTTATTGCGCAATTCCTAGAAATGCTTTTAGCCGAGCGAGCATTATCAAAAAATTCCATACTTAGCTATAAGCGTGACTTATTCGATTTTCAAAATTATCTTGCTAAACAAAAAATATCAGAATTAAATACCACTACGGAAAATATTAGAGATTGGATTGAGTATTTAGCGGGTAATGATTTGCAAGCTCGTTCTATCAATCGAAAAATCTCAACTATAAAAAGTTATTACGAATTTTTAATTAGCGAAAACCATACCGCTTTTAATCCGGTTCTTAACATAGATTTACCGAAATATCAAAATAAACTTCCCGAAATATTGTCTATAGATCAAATTAAATCGCTACTTGAATATTGCTCCAAAGACGTTACGCCGGAAGGGATCAGACTTAATGCGATGATTCATTTGCTTTATGCCAGCGGTCTTAGAGTCTCGGAGCTTGTTAGTCTTAAGCTTGCTGATATTCTGACTAATAAAACGTCTAAAGGAGAAGTAAGAAAAATATTTTCGGTACTCGGTAAAGGTAATAAGGAAAGAGTCATAGTAATAAACGAGCAGGCAGTTGTCAGTATTGCTAAATATCTTGCAGTTAGAGATGTTTTTGTGAATAAAGCTAAACCAAAAAATCTAATTTATTTATTTCCCTCATCAGCTTTAGCGGGTTATATGACTAGGCAAAATTTTGCGATTCTGTTAAAATCTACCGCCCTTTATGCAGGACTTAACCCTGAGCATATTTCTCCGCATATATTACGTCACAGTTTTGCAAGTCATTTGCTTGAGGGCGGAGCAGATTTAAGAGTTATTCAAGAACTACTCGGTCATGCTGATATATCCACTACCCAAATATATACTCATCTTCAAACTAATCATCTAAAAAAAGCATTATTGCATCACCCCCTCAATAAAAATTAA
- a CDS encoding DUF5410 family protein, producing the protein MKLKEIMISCIRKPREIKKEYPRLDQKKEAGFNVDSGLGYKNQAVESSNYYELIKKIQQGEITLEVLENLRKLKVDDKKSFLADVEQMVSNNRLHKLNEKIMEHALDLVDSKDSAFLLRRTKEDSIFRDLIYLEAKGNKFTVEIDKKGTLKINFPNGVLELYKLLIDNFYLKKFGEEELQKKLYQELLPDFKIPFEKLIEEEELQRKLYQELLPDFKIPFEKLNFFESCIECLKEFYIKNSLALSIMGLFVSRDIKEHAVCEELLELDIFKKLFEEKMALYGTSADSKLLVVDYVLNDVQGVYINNLVASNILDLVMHSQSNNETIESIEILGNSECLV; encoded by the coding sequence ATGAAGTTAAAAGAAATTATGATCTCTTGTATTCGTAAACCTAGAGAAATTAAAAAAGAATATCCTAGATTAGATCAAAAGAAAGAAGCAGGATTCAATGTTGATTCTGGGTTAGGATACAAAAATCAAGCAGTAGAATCTAGCAACTATTATGAGTTAATTAAAAAAATTCAACAAGGAGAAATAACTTTAGAGGTGCTAGAAAATTTAAGGAAATTAAAAGTAGATGATAAAAAATCTTTTCTAGCAGATGTAGAACAGATGGTATCTAACAATAGGTTACATAAGCTTAATGAAAAAATAATGGAACATGCTTTAGATTTAGTTGATTCTAAAGATTCAGCTTTTTTACTTCGTAGAACAAAAGAGGATAGTATATTTCGAGATCTAATATATTTAGAAGCAAAAGGAAACAAGTTTACTGTAGAAATTGATAAAAAAGGAACTTTGAAAATTAACTTTCCTAACGGGGTACTTGAGCTTTACAAGCTATTAATTGATAATTTTTATTTGAAAAAATTTGGAGAAGAGGAATTGCAGAAAAAATTATATCAAGAATTATTACCTGATTTCAAAATTCCTTTTGAAAAACTAATTGAAGAAGAGGAATTGCAGAGAAAATTATATCAAGAATTATTACCTGATTTCAAAATTCCTTTTGAAAAACTAAATTTTTTTGAGAGTTGTATTGAATGCTTAAAAGAATTTTATATTAAAAATAGTTTAGCACTAAGCATAATGGGTTTATTTGTAAGTAGAGATATTAAAGAACATGCTGTATGTGAAGAATTACTTGAATTAGATATATTTAAAAAATTATTTGAGGAAAAAATGGCATTATACGGAACTTCTGCTGATTCTAAATTATTAGTGGTGGATTATGTATTAAATGATGTACAAGGTGTTTATATTAATAATTTAGTAGCTTCAAATATTTTAGATTTAGTAATGCATAGTCAATCAAATAATGAAACAATAGAATCAATAGAAATTCTAGGAAATAGCGAATGCCTAGTATGA
- the fabI gene encoding enoyl-ACP reductase FabI — MTTGLLQGTKGLITGIANNMSISWAIAQLAKKHGAELWFTYQSEVLEKRVKPLAEEIGCNFVSELDVTHPKSISNLFDDIKEKWGSFDFLLHGMAFADKNELKGRYVDTSLENFHNSLHISCYSLLELSRSAEALMHDGGSIVTLTYYGAEKVIPNYNVMGISKAALEVSVKYLANDLGENNIRVNAISAGPIKTLASSAIGDFSTMLKSHAATAPLKRNTTQEDVGGAAVYLFSNLSKGVTGEIHYVDCGYNIMGSNKLL, encoded by the coding sequence ATGACTACAGGGTTACTACAAGGAACAAAAGGCTTAATTACAGGTATTGCAAATAATATGTCAATATCGTGGGCGATTGCACAGCTTGCTAAAAAACACGGTGCCGAACTATGGTTTACTTATCAATCGGAAGTACTAGAAAAACGAGTTAAACCGCTTGCTGAGGAAATAGGTTGTAATTTTGTTAGCGAACTTGATGTTACGCATCCAAAATCAATTAGTAATTTATTTGATGATATAAAAGAAAAATGGGGTAGTTTCGATTTCTTACTTCACGGTATGGCTTTTGCCGATAAAAATGAATTAAAAGGACGTTATGTTGATACTAGCTTAGAAAATTTTCATAATTCTTTACATATATCATGTTACTCTCTTTTAGAACTCTCAAGATCCGCAGAAGCCTTAATGCATGACGGCGGAAGCATTGTGACATTAACTTACTACGGTGCTGAAAAAGTTATACCTAATTATAATGTAATGGGGATTTCTAAAGCTGCACTTGAGGTTAGTGTAAAATATCTAGCAAACGATTTGGGAGAAAATAATATTAGAGTAAATGCTATTTCGGCAGGACCTATCAAAACTTTAGCATCTAGTGCAATAGGTGATTTTAGTACTATGCTTAAATCTCACGCTGCAACCGCACCGTTAAAACGTAATACTACCCAAGAAGATGTAGGAGGAGCAGCAGTATATTTATTTAGTAATTTATCTAAAGGTGTTACCGGTGAAATTCATTATGTAGATTGCGGTTATAATATTATGGGAAGCAATAAATTATTGTAG
- the lnt gene encoding apolipoprotein N-acyltransferase produces MYKPKIMCLLLGMLSGLVFAPTFFIPALLTLSYLCYIVQKSENWQEAAKFGYLFGFGHFLSGIYWISIGVSVYIIDFWWAIPFALFGLPIVLAFFISASCTLSFFAKNNKYYQFIFCLCWVLFEWVRSWIFTGLPWNLIGYAFSFSDILIQPLSIIGIYGLSFIVIYIATSAYPLFSKQFTQLKILLASSVLVLTVIVIYGAVRLSNNHTNFTDIKVRLVQPSIPQTEKWNEEEFWHNLMLHINLSENSEPTDLIIWSEAALVVPDDIPQVKSELLKMLNSTNAILITGGISDNKKQGDEFELYSAMYALDKNDHKLFEYHKSHLVPFGEYMPLKKILPFKKLTHGLIDYKEGDGGLVYLEKYNLKIKPLICYESIFPDFVQTNNEIADVIINITNDAWYGKSSGPYQHFHISRSRAVENGLPMIRVANNGISAIVDPFGRTIKKLNLNEINYTQGLIPKKLISPTIFSQFSNFTILLLIVFILLINYLLALILDN; encoded by the coding sequence ATGTATAAACCTAAAATCATGTGTTTACTGCTAGGTATGTTAAGCGGTTTAGTTTTTGCTCCGACTTTCTTTATACCGGCATTATTAACGTTATCTTACTTATGTTATATAGTTCAAAAATCCGAAAATTGGCAAGAAGCTGCAAAATTTGGTTATTTATTCGGTTTTGGGCATTTTTTAAGTGGAATATATTGGATAAGTATCGGTGTTAGCGTTTATATTATAGATTTTTGGTGGGCAATTCCTTTTGCGTTATTTGGACTACCTATAGTTTTAGCTTTCTTTATATCTGCAAGTTGCACGCTTAGTTTTTTTGCTAAAAATAATAAATATTACCAATTTATATTCTGTTTATGTTGGGTATTATTTGAGTGGGTACGTTCATGGATTTTTACCGGTCTTCCTTGGAATTTGATCGGTTATGCTTTTTCGTTTTCAGATATTTTAATACAGCCTTTAAGTATAATAGGGATATATGGGCTTAGTTTTATAGTTATATATATTGCCACTTCCGCTTATCCTTTATTTAGCAAGCAATTTACTCAGTTAAAAATATTACTAGCTAGTTCAGTCCTAGTATTAACCGTAATTGTCATTTACGGAGCAGTAAGGCTAAGTAATAACCATACAAATTTCACTGATATAAAAGTGCGATTAGTGCAGCCTTCGATCCCTCAAACCGAAAAATGGAATGAAGAAGAATTTTGGCATAATTTAATGCTACATATTAATTTATCGGAAAATTCGGAACCTACCGATTTAATTATTTGGTCTGAAGCAGCATTAGTAGTACCTGATGATATACCGCAAGTTAAATCAGAATTATTAAAAATGCTAAATTCTACAAATGCTATTTTGATAACAGGAGGGATCTCGGATAATAAAAAACAAGGTGATGAGTTTGAACTTTACTCAGCTATGTATGCTCTTGATAAAAATGATCATAAATTATTTGAATACCATAAATCACATTTAGTACCTTTCGGTGAGTATATGCCTCTTAAAAAGATACTACCGTTTAAAAAATTAACTCACGGTTTAATTGATTATAAAGAAGGAGACGGAGGGCTTGTTTATCTTGAAAAATATAACCTTAAAATTAAACCTTTAATTTGTTATGAATCTATTTTTCCTGATTTTGTACAGACGAATAATGAAATAGCCGATGTAATAATTAATATTACAAATGATGCATGGTATGGTAAATCAAGCGGTCCATATCAGCATTTTCATATTAGTAGAAGTAGAGCTGTAGAGAACGGTTTACCTATGATTAGAGTAGCGAATAACGGTATTTCAGCTATAGTAGATCCTTTTGGCAGAACAATAAAAAAACTAAATCTAAATGAAATAAATTATACCCAAGGTTTAATTCCTAAAAAACTAATCTCTCCTACTATATTCTCGCAATTCAGTAATTTTACTATTCTATTACTCATCGTTTTTATACTTTTAATTAATTATTTATTAGCCTTGATTCTTGATAACTAA
- a CDS encoding helix-turn-helix domain-containing protein gives MNDSIKHPDKLASERLKERRLAVDISQKELGQALDISALQVKKYEEGLSNIPISRLYVFAKVLNTPLKYFFNSSEEEKLKTDDENTSNNKIEYLFKEIESDFLNNIAEEEGQYENDVSFDYKELSRTMERELLSLTRAFTRVQNPNIRKIIIELVRSVSIPCE, from the coding sequence ATGAATGATTCAATAAAACATCCGGACAAACTCGCAAGTGAACGTTTAAAAGAACGACGTCTTGCTGTAGATATTAGCCAAAAAGAATTAGGGCAAGCTTTAGACATTAGTGCTCTCCAAGTTAAAAAATATGAAGAAGGTTTAAGTAATATACCTATAAGTAGGTTATATGTTTTTGCAAAAGTTTTAAATACGCCTTTAAAATATTTCTTTAATAGTTCTGAAGAAGAAAAGTTAAAAACTGACGATGAAAATACTTCTAATAATAAAATTGAATATCTATTCAAAGAAATAGAAAGTGATTTCTTAAATAATATTGCTGAAGAAGAAGGGCAATATGAAAATGACGTCTCTTTTGATTATAAAGAATTATCAAGGACTATGGAAAGAGAACTTTTATCGTTAACTAGAGCATTTACTAGAGTACAAAATCCAAATATTAGAAAAATAATAATTGAACTTGTCAGATCAGTATCGATACCTTGTGAATAA